One window of Microtus pennsylvanicus isolate mMicPen1 chromosome X, mMicPen1.hap1, whole genome shotgun sequence genomic DNA carries:
- the LOC142841016 gene encoding putative P2Y purinoceptor 10, whose protein sequence is MGSNSTSTAESNCNVTCLTFQYSLYATTYIFIFIPGLLANSAALWVLWRFISKKNKAIIFMINLSVADLAHVLSLPLRIYYYINRNWPFQRALCLLCFYLKYLNMYASIFFLTCISLQRCLFLLKPFRARNWKRRYDVAISVAIWVVVGTACLPLPILRSAGLANNSESCFADLGLHDISMASSIGMVTAAELGGFVLPVVIITYCTWKTRKSLQEFHDPPQNIKERKKALRMVLMCAVVFIVCFTPYHLNFPFFMMVKQHVFSNCSFIKSTLCFHIISLCLANLNCCLDPVVYYFMTSEFRDQFSEHGSLFIQSCVRCKDSTLEIHQRKENLQTISLECLDVPTQCDEMII, encoded by the coding sequence ATGGGCAGCAATAGTACCAGCACTGCTGAGAGTAATTGCAATGTCACATGTCTGACATTTCAGTATTCTCTCTATGCAACCACCTATATCTTCATATTCATCCCTGGTCTCCTGGCTAACAGTGCAGCCCTGTGGGTCCTGTGGCGCTTCATCAGCAAGAAGAATAAGGCCATCATTTTCATGATCAACCTCTCCGTGGCAGATCTTGCTCACGTCCTGTCCTTACCTCTCCGGATTTACTATTATATCAACCGTAACTGGCCATTCCAGAGGGCTCTTTGCCTGCTCTGCTTCTATCTGAAATATCTCAACATGTATGCCAGCATTTTTTTCTTGACATGCATCAGCCTTCAGAGATGCCTCTTTCTCCTCAAGCCATTCAGAGCCAGAAACTGGAAGCGTAGGTACGATGTGGCCATCAGTGTTGCCATATGGGTCGTCGTGGGTACTGCCTGTTTGCCACTTCCCATCCTGAGAAGTGCGGGCCTAGCCAACAACAGCGAATCCTGCTTTGCTGACTTAGGGCTTCATGACATTAGTATGGCTTCCTCCATCGGCATGGTGACGGCTGCTGAACTTGGAGGGTTTGTATTGCCTGTTGTAATTATTACATATTGCACAtggaaaacaagaaaatctcTACAGGAATTCCATGATCCACCCCAGAATattaaagagaggaaaaaggcTTTGAGGATGGTCCTAATGTGTGCAGTGGTATTCATAGTGTGCTTCACGCCTTACCATCTCAACTTCCCGTTTTTTATGATGGTGAAGCAACACGTCTTCTCCAACTGTTCTTTTATTAAAAGCACTCTGTGTTTTCACATCATTTCCCTGTGTCTTGCAAATCTGAATTGTTGTCTTGATCCAGTTGTGTATTATTTTATGACTTCTGAATTTCGTGATCAATTTTCAGAGCATGGTAGTTTGTTCATCCAGTCATGTGTGAGATGTAAGGACAGTACTTTGGAAAttcatcagaggaaggagaatcTTCAGACCATCTCTCTTGAATGTTTGGATGTTCCAACACAATGTGATGAAATGATTATCTAG